The genome window CAAAAACCATGATTAAAGTACCTGCTACTAAAACACGAGGGTGATTAATTTCAGGCATGGGTAATTGGTCAAAATTGGTAAATTTACTATGCCATATTTCTTTAAACAGAAAAGGAGTCATGATAATCACGGTGCCGACAGCTAAAACTCCAGCAAAACTCATGGAAGTGAGGTAATCAAAAAAACTCATATTAATAGAATCTCCTACTATAAAAGTAGCAGGATCTCCCACGATGGTTAATAATCCCGCACTATTAGACACAATGACCATCAAAATAATTAAAGGAACAAAATTAATACCTATTTCCTCTGCCAAAGGAGGAATTAAAGGGGCAAGAAGGGTTACGGTGGTAGCATTGGGAAGTACTGCACAAATAGGGGCAGTAATACCGATAATACCTAATAGTAAATAATTACCCCTACCCTTTGACCATAAAACAATTTTGGTTGCTAAATAAGCAAAAATATTGGTAGGTTCAAATGCCCTAACTAAAACCATTACACCAAAAAATAAGCCTAGGGTAGCGTGACTTCTACTAATATATTCTACCGCTTCCCCTAGGGTCATAATATGGGCAAATACCAAAACCAAAGAACCCAATAAAGCTGCCACGGTAAGATGTACCTTTTCCGACATGATAAGGGCAATAACAGCGACGAAAACGCCTCCTGCCACTAAGCTAGACAAATTGATCATTATTTTTTTTAAGATTGAATAAGGTTTAATGTGATGAAGAGATGCGTCTTATTCGGATACCTAAATTGATTATAGTTTTCTCACAGAACACTACTTTTTTGGTCTCCTCCCAATGCTTACGAGGTTAGCTGACGGGCTAGGACTGAGAGATGTCCTTCTTTAAATTACCTTTAAAGATAAGCCCCAAAATTGGTTCCCCCGCTCCTCTTTTTTTAATAAAATTAATACAAACTTTATTTGAGGACTAAGCTGACTTTCTCTACAAGAAATATTAACAGATTCAATTTTATTTTGTGGTGTTTTGCGTAACAAAAATTATTCAATTTTTTAGTTGTCCATTTGCCTTAATGCTCTAGTTTCGTCAAGGAGAGCTTCAATTTCTTCGTCGGAGGGTTGTCTGACGTAGTTAATTTTTATTTCTTCGAGTAGATCATATAACAGAGATTCTACAACTTCAAGGTTATGTTTTGCACCTACGGAAAGGGTTAGAGTGGAGCCTGATTTTGTAATAATTTTTTCCACATGGTCATCAAATACGGGATCTTCTTTTAACATTTGTTGAATAGTTTTTAATAGTATTGAATATACTTGGGTAGATGTTCTTTGACTAATATTTTGAGGAAATTTTGCTAAACCAGGAAGATGAGCGACACTTTGATAAGCGGGAGATTCGGTAATACTTTTTTCGATAAGGTAGTTTAGTAAGTCTTCTACTTCGGGGCGGATTTCTGGTAATACTTGATTGGCTACTAATTCAATAACTAATTTGAAAATTTCTCCAATTTCGTTAGTATCGTTTATGTCGATATATTCTTTTTGAGTATTTTCAGGAGATAAAGAATTTTCTATGTAACCATCTTTGATAACGTTTTGTAATTGATTGAGAATTCTTAAAATAATTACTTCGGTAATATCCCCTGCAATACTGGCAACAAATCCTTGACTGGCTTGTCTTTTAATAGATTTTAAGGAAATTAATTTACTTTCATCAAGTCTGACTGCTACGGGGATTATTCTTAACCATCGTAGGGTTGGTAAAAAGAATATTAGATCATACCAACGCCAAAAAATTGCGTCTTGGATTTTGATTCCGTGATAGCGTAGGCTAATGACAAATGACCTTAGCAAGAAGTCAGCAAATATTATGACAATAAAGGGAAAATCTATTAAGCCGAAATAATCTACAAATTGACCATTTTCACCGATGGGACGATAATAATTAGTGTTAATTAAGGGGGCAATTTCTCTTTCAAAAAAGGTTAATTCTTCGTCTATTTGTCCTTCTAAGTGATCCGAGTTCCAAAAGTTTTCAAAGGCTACGGTGGCAGAGTCACGAGGATTTGAGATGGGATCTGCCATGCGATCGCGCATTATATTTTTAATCTTTTCTAAGTTACCACTTTTATTGGCTAACTGAAAAGGGTCTTGAGAAATCATTTCGGCACTCATTTCCCGTAACATTGCCAATACTTCCCTTGTTTGAGGAGAATCTAAACCAGAGGCATCAATGGTATTTTGCAATTCAACAACGGTATCTAAATATTGTTGGGTATCTCGATAAGGCTCAATTCCTTTGACAGCATCATACTCAATTACCGTTTCTCGCACTGATTTTGGCACAATGGTAAGTCTGTAACCGTCGTACTCGTAAGGGCCAACTTTGAAATTGCCTACTGTAATCACTCCATTTAGCCATATATCACGGAAGGGAATATAGG of Cyanobacterium sp. HL-69 contains these proteins:
- a CDS encoding Uridine phosphorylase, producing MKSPIVKNIKKTTKPVSWIYNFWFDNIYVAKLMALVSLANLGVVAFDLTYIPFRDIWLNGVITVGNFKVGPYEYDGYRLTIVPKSVRETVIEYDAVKGIEPYRDTQQYLDTVVELQNTIDASGLDSPQTREVLAMLREMSAEMISQDPFQLANKSGNLEKIKNIMRDRMADPISNPRDSATVAFENFWNSDHLEGQIDEELTFFEREIAPLINTNYYRPIGENGQFVDYFGLIDFPFIVIIFADFLLRSFVISLRYHGIKIQDAIFWRWYDLIFFLPTLRWLRIIPVAVRLDESKLISLKSIKRQASQGFVASIAGDITEVIILRILNQLQNVIKDGYIENSLSPENTQKEYIDINDTNEIGEIFKLVIELVANQVLPEIRPEVEDLLNYLIEKSITESPAYQSVAHLPGLAKFPQNISQRTSTQVYSILLKTIQQMLKEDPVFDDHVEKIITKSGSTLTLSVGAKHNLEVVESLLYDLLEEIKINYVRQPSDEEIEALLDETRALRQMDN
- a CDS encoding ArsB family efflux pump — translated: MINLSSLVAGGVFVAVIALIMSEKVHLTVAALLGSLVLVFAHIMTLGEAVEYISRSHATLGLFFGVMVLVRAFEPTNIFAYLATKIVLWSKGRGNYLLLGIIGITAPICAVLPNATTVTLLAPLIPPLAEEIGINFVPLIILMVIVSNSAGLLTIVGDPATFIVGDSINMSFFDYLTSMSFAGVLAVGTVIIMTPFLFKEIWHSKFTNFDQLPMPEINHPRVLVAGTLIMVFVLLFFIFGDLLPIPLSPAAVALMGATLALLLAHQSKIDTVQNILKDVDWSTLLFFMSVFVLIGGLEKTGVISNISNIFGFLLGQNIFMASIVLIFVVGALSAVIPNIPLVVGMIPLLKEYLFSAGLVGAEVLQNDFSGNYPSVVLPLFFAMMFGATLGGNATLVGASANIVGAGVAELHGKTISYGTFLRYGLPITIAQLMVSAIYISVYFLLNG